A portion of the Candida dubliniensis CD36 chromosome R, complete sequence genome contains these proteins:
- a CDS encoding trans-sulfuration enzyme, putative has protein sequence MTRFATDSIHGGDHLKRVIDVINPIHISTTYSYSDDPDELVPGGLTDPNTLIYSRENHPNAAQLEAIIEKITGYPAVIYNSGLGAFNGLITYVNPKTMAFGQIYHGVHGIADIWTRNFGLKQIGIDDNFDGVLQKGDLVHLETPVNPYGTNLDISKYAERAHAHGALLSVDATFAPPPLMNPFDFGADIVMHSATKFFGGHSDLLAGILLVKSHDIKEKLLLDRLVLGTNIGNLESALLVRSLRTFELRIKRQSATAEFIVKYIAENKDKFPDLEKIYHGSLQDDEYIKKQMPNGQSPVFSIELVSEDKAKRLPSKLKLFHHATSLGGAESLIEWRAMSDDHISKKLLRVSIGLEDPRDLLADFVHGLGGDDELVKSIENLEI, from the coding sequence ATGACTCGCTTTGCAACTGACTCTATCCATGGTGGTGATCATCTTAAACGTGTAATTGATGTGATCAACCCAATTCatatttcaacaacataCAGTTATTCCGACGATCCTGATGAATTGGTACCAGGTGGATTAACTGATCCTAACACTTTGATTTATTCTCGTGAAAATCATCCTAATGCAGCTCAATTAGAAgctattattgaaaaaatcacaGGGTATCCGGCCGTCATTTATAATTCTGGTTTAGGTGCCTTTAATGGATTAATTACTTATGTCAATCCTAAAACTATGGCATTTGGACAAATTTATCATGGGGTTCATGGAATTGCTGACATTTGGACAAGAAATTTTGGattgaaacaaattggtattgatgataatttcGATGGAGTATTGCAAAAAGGTGATTTGGTCCATTTGGAAACTCCGGTTAATCCTTATGGTACTAATTTGGATATCCTGAAATATGCTGAAAGAGCCCATGCTCATGGTGCATTATTATCTGTTGATGCCACATTTGCCCCTCCTCCATTAATGAACccttttgattttggtgcTGATATAGTCATGCATTCTGCAACAAAGTTTTTCGGTGGTCATAGTGATTTATTGGCAGGTATTTTGTTGGTCAAATCTCatgatattaaagaaaaattattgttggATAGATTAGTGTTGGGAACAAACATTGGTAACTTGGAAAGTGCTTTATTGGTTAGAAGTTTGAGAACTTTTGAGCTACGTATTAAAAGACAATCAGCCACAGCAGAATTTATTGTCAAATATATTGCtgaaaataaagataaattccctgatttagaaaaaatCTATCATGGGTCATTACAAGACGATGAATACATCAAGAAACAAATGCCAAATGGTCAAAGTCCTGtgttttcaattgagtTGGTTTCTGAAGATAAAGCAAAAAGATTGCCCtctaaattgaaattgtttcatCATGCTACTAGTTTGGGTGGTGCTGAAAGTTTGATTGAATGGAGAGCTATGAGTGATGATCATATCAGTAAGAAATTGTTGCGAGTCTCGATTGGGTTAGAAGATCCAAGAGATTTGTTGGCCGATTTTGTTCATGGATTaggtggtgatgatgaattggtCAAACtgattgaaaatttggaGATTTAA
- a CDS encoding suppressor of clathrin deficiency (Similar to S. cerevisiae SCD5;~In S. cerevisiae: protein required for normal cortical actin organization and endocytosis), whose product MNGYNWQNGNLHSSNNDSPTPLNFRSIQHLYPDQFKNNSADQLNPRIYTPMEVHSDNNSYDNIASLKDSEGSIPLSLTAQELTLQESKTYMRWYSDILARTNSRTISIHDVYNFLNNFKIPENSKESINKIFFKILHSINIGEFFALLRLISHTLQGEIPSRSLIKIKAPVPTPPSILSKKRQQDEEEEDQKQESQQPLDIDGFTQFLLTGERPSSNKRSKKLKSVKFSDEVDVHDASLISPAASPLLSDQQQQQQQQQQQQQQLDYSLPMDKLLEQMNKPDEEEKEVLKDMESQMNHFQNLNAVDTMSVGGTPYLQPNMTGPAQMARMFSPSPEPLRPNVTGPADMARMFAPSNNSQSTNPNNNNNSSYNDFVTNDSPYNNSLENNPAAPKVSLSAFTSQMTGQTMENTIQNSGSSSLAPIPPPSRHRSASSPLPNKPVPPPPPPRRRVPVPPVPPSRAPSSNPKGAFSNSQTSAPPLPPKIAVNDNIYSSNNDSTANILDDLKALQEEVDKIRDLTGGF is encoded by the coding sequence ATGAATGGATACAACTGGCAAAATGGAAATCTCCACAGCAGTAATAATGACTCGCCCACTCCGTTGAACTTTCGTAGCATACAGCATCTTTATCCTgatcaatttaaaaataattctgCGGATCAATTGAATCCACGCATTTACACCCCCATGGAAGTACATAGTGATAACAATAGCTATGATAACATAGCCCTGTTGAAAGACTCAGAGGGAAGTATTCCCTTATCGTTAACTGCACAAGAATTAACATTACAAGAATCCAAAACATATATGAGGTGGTATAGTGATATACTAGCCAGAACGAATTCACGAACAATCTCCATTCATGAcgtttataattttttgaacaatttcaagATTCCAGAAAATAGCAAGGAATCAATCAACAAGATATTTTTCAAGATATTGCATTCTATCAACATTGGGGAGTTTTTTGCATTATTAAGATTAATCAGTCATACTTTGCAGGGAGAAATTCCACTGAGGTCcttaattaaaattaaagcACCAGTTCCTACACCGCCGTCGATCTTATCAAAAAAGAGACAACAAgatgaagaggaagaagacCAAAAACAAGAGTCTCAGCAACCATTGGATATTGATGGATTCACACAGTTTTTGTTGACAGGTGAAAGACCTTCAAGTAACAAACGATCGAAAAAATTAAAGTCAGTAAAGTTTTCCGACGAAGTAGATGTTCATGATGCTTCATTAATAAGTCCGGCTGCATCACCTCTACTATCTGatcaacagcagcagcagcagcaacagcaacagcaacaacaacaattagaTTACCTGTTACCTATGGATAAATTACTAGAACAGATGAACAAGCCTGATGAGGAGGAGAAAGAGGTGCTCAAAGACATGGAGTCGCAAATGAAccattttcaaaacttgAATGCTGTTGATACAATGAGTGTTGGTGGCACACCGTACTTACAACCCAATATGACTGGGCCTGCCCAAATGGCAAGAATGTTTAGTCCTTCGCCAGAACCGTTAAGACCGAACGTTACGGGTCCTGCGGATATGGCTAGAATGTTTGCTccatcaaataattctcAGAGTACTAATcctaataacaataataatagtagttATAATGATTTCGTCACTAATGATAGTCCTTATAATAATAGTCTTGAAAATAATCCTGCGGCACCAAAAGTTTCACTATCCGCTTTCACAAGTCAGATGACAGGGCAAACCATGGAAAATACCATTCAAAATAGCGGGTCTTCTCTGTTGGCACCAATCCCGCCACCGTCAAGACATAGATCGGCGTCATCGCCTTTACCAAATAAGCCTGTTCctcctccaccaccaccaagaAGAAGGGTTCCTGTTCCACCAGTACCACCTAGTCGAGCCCCATCTCTGAATCCAAAAGGTGCgttttcaaattctcaGACATCAGCACCACCGCTACCGCCGAAGATTGCCGTTAATGacaatatatattcatcaaataaCGATTCCACAGCAAATATTTTGGATGACTTGAAAGCATTACAAGAGGAA
- a CDS encoding chitin synthase, putative (Similar to S. cerevisiae CHS2) — MSYNNPNNNHLHPHGYNNSHREDSDGDESSIEFLNQIRSNTPLTQGTYNYHNSSTNSLNFQQPEPIYRNQTRTSLSDSYYDNPIFDTSQTQIQPPQDNPFTESYEMRDTSYQGNDHYRTGQPAHLMNPAYNQAFIPHVYDEDDHDEQEYDQRIQYNQFQGDHFDLATVSYADDESQLEYVPVERVIPEEEEEEEGETSFEKEPGSETVSGPFGEERSFEEPPPQQEVRSKKLTRATGLNGHLVLDCPVADELLSKFPDYNPAEKSGGLSREFAFMRYTAVTCGPSNFYRDAYILRPVHYPIPRQTELMIVITMYNEDDILLGRTLKGVFKNIKYLESKSRSSTWGKDSWKKIVVCIVSDGRTKINERAQALLAGLGVYQEGLAKSRVDDKKVQAHMFEYTTRVGISKVTDDVVKLTTEKVVPVQMLFCLKETNAKKINSHRWCFQAIGQVLDPKIVVLLDCGTQPSGRSLYELWKEFDRDHRVAGACGEITTSLKKRQMITNPLVYGQNFEYKISNILDKPTESSFGFISVLPGAFSAYRFIALQNDINGIGPLEKYFKGEFLHSSGELDPNDDEFQMKHSMLKEEAGIFTSNMYLAEDRILCFELVAKRGCNWLLRYCKSARAETDVPEGLAEFVLQRRRWLNGSFFAAIYSLVHFYKVWTSSHSFGRKIFLHIEFFYQLINLIVSWFSIGSYFLVFRILTTSLGDKALGFAPGKILSVIFLWLYLASIVTTFVLSFGNKPKGTEKFYVMIVVFFAILMAYMIFAAIFMAVHSIQEIYRSGTRITVALFFQNSEFRDLVVATSSTYALYFLASFLYFEPWHMFTSFVQYILLSPSYVNVLNIYAFCNIDDVSWGTKGEVGGKSLGEAKLREDGTFDVSVPISKEQINQSYLDQLEKIRDPAPQDGKVLVTNTEDYYAFIRSMTVLVWMFTNFVVIALVLETGGFNQFVAATDLADQKSNRAAVFLTVILWTVAFMALFRFIGCIYYLITRLGREIKASEHATK; from the coding sequence atgaGTTATAATAAccccaacaacaatcatcTACACCCTCATGGCTATAACAACAGTCATCGAGAAGACTCAGATGGTGATGAACTGTCGATTGAGTTTCTCAACCAAATAAGAAGCAACACTCCATTAACCCAGGGGACTTATAACTATCATAATAGTTCTACAAATTCACttaattttcaacaacCGGAACCAATATATCGTAATCAAACTCGTACATCTTTGAGTGATTCATATTATGATAATCCGATTTTTGACACTTCACAAACACAAATTCAACCTCCGCAGGATAATCCATTCACTGAAAGTTATGAAATGAGAGATACTTCATATCAGGGTAATGACCATTATCGTACTGGACAGCCTGCTCATCTTATGAATCCCGCATATAACCAAGCTTTCATTCCTCATGTTTATGATGAGGACGATCATGACGAACAAGAATATGATCAACGTATTCAgtataatcaatttcaagGGGATCATTTTGATTTGGCAACTGTCAGCTATGCTGATGATGAGAGTCAATTGGAATATGTCCCCGTCGAACGTGTCATacctgaagaagaagaggaagaggaaggTGAAACtagttttgaaaaagagCCTGGTAGTGAAACGGTTTCAGGTCCATTTGGGGAAGAACGATCATTTGAAGAGCCCCCGCCACAACAAGAAGTACGTTCCAAGAAACTCACTAGAGCCACGGGGTTGAATGGGCATTTGGTTTTGGATTGTCCTGTTGCTGATGAATTGTTATCGAAATTCCCTGATTATAACCCAGCTGAAAAATCCGGTGGATTATCAAGAGAATTTGCATTTATGAGATATACTGCAGTCACTTGTGGACCATCAAATTTCTATCGAGATGCTTATATTTTGAGACCAGTGCATTATCCAATACCCAGACAAACTGAATTGATGATTGTTATCACCATGTATAACGAAGACGATATATTATTAGGACGTACTTTGAAAGGTGTATTCAAGAACATCAAATACTTGGAATCCAAATCTCGTTCTTCAACTTGGGGGAAGGATTCATGGAAGAAAATTGTTGTGTGTATTGTCAGTGACGGTCGTACAAAGATCAATGAAAGAGCACAAGCCTTATTAGCAGGGTTAGGTGTGTATCAAGAAGGGTTAGCTAAAAGTAGagttgatgataaaaaagTGCAAGCCCATATGTTTGAATACACCACTAGAGTTGGTATTTCAAAAGTCACTGATGATGTAGTTAAATTGACTACGGAAAAAGTTGTCCCCGTGCAAATgttattttgtttgaaagaaacaaatgccaaaaaaatcaattctcATCGTTGGTGTTTCCAAGCAATTGGTCAAGTTTTGGATCCAAAAATTGTGGTGTTATTAGATTGTGGGACCCAACCATCAGGAAGATCATTATATGAATTATGGAAAGAGTTTGATCGTGATCATCGTGTTGCCGGTGCTTGTGGAGAAATTACTAcatcattgaaaaaacGTCAAATGATTACCAACCCCTTGGTATATGGacaaaattttgaatataaaatatCTAATATTTTAGATAAACCTACAGAATCATCATTTGGATTTATTTCAGTGTTACCAGGGGCATTTTCAGCTTATAGATTTATTGCATTACAAAATGATATCAATGGAATTGGACCAttggaaaaatattttaaaggGGAGTTCTTACATAGTAGTGGAGAACTTGATcctaatgatgatgaattcCAAATGAAACATTCAATGTTGAAAGAGGAAGCAGGAATATTTACTTCAAATATGTACTTGGCTGAAGATCGTATCTTGTGTTTCGAATTGGTTGCTAAACGGGGGTGCAATTGGTTATTGCGATATTGTAAATCAGCAAGAGCTGAAACAGATGTTCCTGAAGGGTTAGCCGAATTTGTATTACAAAGAAGACGTTGGCTTAATGGTTCTTTCTTTGCTGCTATATATTCCTTAGTTCATTTCTATAAAGTATGGACAAGTTCTCATTCATTTGGTaggaaaatatttttacaTATTGAATTCTTCTATCAGTTGATTAATCTTATTGTGTCTTGGTTTTCCATTGGATCGTATTTTTTGGTGTTTAGGATATTGACAACATCTTTGGGTGATAAGGCATTGGGATTTGCGCCAGGTAAGATTTTATCAGTGATATTTCTTTGGTTATATCTTGCATCTATTGTAACTACATTTGTTTTAAGTTTCGGTAACAAGCCTAAAGGTACAGAAAAATTTTATGTCatgattgttgttttctttgCCATATTGATGGCGTATATGATATTTGCTGCTATTTTCATGGCAGTACATTCTattcaagaaatttatCGATCAGGAACAAGAATAACCGTCGCtttatttttccaaaaCTCTGAATTTAGAGACTTGGTCGTTGCAACATCATCAACGTATGCATTATATTTCCTTGcatcatttttatattttgaacCATGGCACATGTTTACATCTTTTGTTCAATACATTTTGCTTTCACCATCTTATGTCAATGTGCTCAATATTTATGCATTTTGCAACATTGATGATGTTTCATGGGGTACTAAAGGTGAAGTTGGAGGTAAATCATTGGGTGAAGCTAAATTAAGAGAAGATGGTACCTTCGATGTTAGTGTTCCTATTTCCAAAgaacaaatcaatcaatcttatcttgatcaattggaaaaaattaGAGACCCAGCACCTCAAGATGGCAAAGTGCTTGTTACCAATACCGAGGATTATTATGCGTTTATTAGATCCATGACAGTTTTAGTATGGATGTTTACTAATTTCGTTGTTATTGCCTTGGTTTTGGAAACAGGTGGGTTTAACCAATTTGTGGCTGCTACTGATTTGGCAGACCAGAAGAGTAATCGTGCTGCAGTTTTTTTAACCGTGATTTTATGGACAGTGGCATTTATGGCATTGTTTAGATTTATTGGttgtatttattatttgatcaCTAGATTAGGTAGAGAAATTAAGGCTAGTGAACATGCCACTAAATag
- the TUB1 gene encoding tubulin alpha chain, putative (spliced gene) → MREVISINVGQAGCQIGNACWELYSQEHGIRPDGYLQEGLDRPKGGEEGFSTFFSETGSGKYVPRALYVDLEPNVIDEVRTGVYKDLFHPEQLIAGKEDAANNYARGHYTVGREILDDILDRVRRMSDQCDGLQGFLFTHSLGGGTGSGLGSLLLEQLSLDYGKKSKLEFAVYPAPQVSTSVVEPYNTVLTTHTTLEHADCTFMVDNEAIYDMCRRNLDIARPNFSSLNNLIAQVVSSVTASLRFDGSLNVDLNEFQTNLVPYPRIHFPLVSYAPVFSKSRATHEANSVSEITQSCFEPGNQMVKCDPRTGKYMATCLLYRGDVVTRDVQNAVAQVKSKKTVQLVDWCPTGFKIGICYQPPTAIKGSELASASRAVCMLSNTTAIAEAWRRIDRKFDLMYSKRAFVHWYVGEGMEEGEFTEAREDLAALERDYIEVGTDSFPEEEEEY, encoded by the exons atgaGAGAAGTCATCAGTATTAATG TTGGTCAAGCCGGGTGTCAAATTGGTAACGCCTGTTGGGAATTGTATTCACAAGAACACGGTATCAGACCAGATGGGTATTTACAGGAAGGTTTAGACAGACCAAAGGGGGGAGAAGAAGGTTTTTCTACTTTTTTCAGTGAAACTGGTTCTGGGAAATACGTTCCTCGTGCCTTATATGTTGATTTAGAGCCAAACGTCATTGATGAAGTTCGTACTGGTGTATACAAAGATTTGTTCCATCCTGAACAATTGATTGCCGGTAAAGAAGATGCCGCCAATAACTATGCTAGAGGTCACTACACTGTTGGAAGAGAAATTTTAGACGACATTTTAGATAGAGTCAGAAGAATGAGTGATCAATGTGACGGCTTGCAAGGTTTCCTTTTCACTCACTCTTTGGGTGGTGGTACTGGTTCCGGTTTGGGTTCTTTGTTATTGGAACAATTATCCTTGGATTACGGTAAAAAATCTAAATTGGAATTTGCTGTTTATCCAGCTCCACAAGTGTCCACTTCAGTTGTTGAACCATATAATACTGTTTTGACTACCCACACCACTTTGGAACACGCAGATTGTACCTTTATGGTTGATAATGAAGCCATCTACGATATGTGTAGAAGAAACTTGGATATCGCCAGACCAAACTTTAGCTCATTGAACAACTTGATTGCCCAAGTTGTGTCATCGGTTACTGCTTCTTTGAGATTTGACGGTTCCTTGaatgttgatttgaatgaattCCAAACTAACTTGGTTCCATATCCAAGAATCCATTTCCCATTGGTCAGTTATGCTCCAGTTTTCTCCAAGAGTAGAGCTACCCACGAAGCCAACTCTGTTTCCGAAATCACTCAATCTTGTTTTGAACCAGGTAACCAAATGGTCAAATGTGACCCAAGAACTGGTAAATATATGGCCACTTGTTTGTTGTACCGTGGTGATGTTGTTACTAGAGATGTTCAAAATGCTGTTGCCCAAGTCAAATCTAAAAAGACTGTTCAATTAGTCGACTGGTGTCCAACTGGTTTCAAGATTGGTATCTGTTACCAACCACCAACTGCTATTAAAGGATCTGAATTGGCCAGTGCTTCTAGAGCTGTTTGTATGTTGTCTAACACTACTGCCATTGCTGAAGCTTGGAGAAGAATTGACAGAAAATTTGACTTGATGTATTCCAAGAGAGCTTTTGTTCACTGGTATGTTGGTGAAGGTATGGAAGAAGGTGAATTCACTGAGGCTAGAGAAGACTTGGCTGCTTTAGAGAGAGATTATATTGAAGTTGGTACTGATTCTTTCcctgaagaagaagaagaatattaG
- a CDS encoding oxidoreductase, putative, whose protein sequence is MEDKRELLKQPIHGIYIPIGLILFGTWIFGWEYMPYSIGFIVVIVSIQYYAALRRASSMHHIKWQEFELLDKTLIAPMTSIYRFKLRREDEVLYIPTGHSLACCFNIDGKDEVRYYTPISNQFDKGFFDILVKHYEHGVVTRKLANLQVGQTAQFRGPFGKLQYVPNSAKELALVAGGTGITPMLQVITAIITNLEDNTKIKLLFANNTEKDILLKDELDSMAQKYPGLEIKYVTGKFVDKESFEFLPSPSSDAKVFICGPPAFVEYINEMTKDAGFEKDQVFCF, encoded by the coding sequence ATGGAGGATAAAAGAGAATTACTTAAACAACCAATTCATGGTATATATATTCCTATAGGGTTAATCTTGTTTGGTACATGGATCTTTGGTTGGGAGTATATGCCGTATTCAATAGgatttattgttgttatagTGTCTATACAATATTATGCTGCCTTGAGACGTGCTTCATCCATGCATCATATTAAATGGCAAGAGTTTGAATTGTTGGATAAGACATTAATTGCTCCCATGACATCGATTTATCGTTTCAAATTAAGAAGAGAAGATGAAGTGTTATACATTCCTACTGGACATTCTTTAGCTTGCTGTTTTAATATTGATGGGAAAGATGAGGTTAGATATTATACTCCGATTtctaatcaatttgataaagGGTTTTTCGATATTTTGGTTAAACATTATGAACACGGTGTTGTCACGAGAAAATTGGCTAATCTTCAAGTTGGACAGACAGCTCAGTTCAGGGGACCATTTGGGAAATTGCAGTATGTGCCAAATCTGGCTAAAGAGTTGGCTTTAGTTGCAGGAGGCACTGGTATTACCCCAATGTTACAAGTGATTACTGCCATCATCACTAATCTTGAAGATAATACCAAGattaaattgttatttGCCAATAACACCGAAAAagatatattattaaaagatgAATTGGATAGTATGGCACAAAAGTATCCAGGTTTGGAAATTAAATATGTCACGGGAAAATTTGTCGATAAAGAACTGTTTGAATTTTTGCCTTCACCAAGTTCTGATGCAAAAGTATTTATTTGTGGTCCCCCAGCATTTGTTGAATATATCAATGAAATGACTAAAGATGCtggatttgaaaaagatcaAGTGTTCTGCTTTTAA
- a CDS encoding stomatin family protein, putative — translation MQAHSNQSTDSFDPDTYKKSQAAIIDEPTYKPEMVLKNFARSYDQPPLTGYQSFISGLGSMFGTCGLFCCLCRNPYQEVEQGEVGLIQTFGALTRTVEPGLSYVNTWSERLTRVSIKINIREIPAQKCFTKDNVSITITSVVYYNIIDPMKAIFAIDNIHQAIIERTQTTLRDVIGGRILQDVVEKREEVAESIELIISKTAADWGVNVESILIKDLTLPDKVQASLSMATEAKRIGEAKIISAKAELESSKIIRKASDILASKAAMQIRYLDTMQAVSKNAGTKVIFMPSADQVERIAMSNMQDQPPSGKDKPLDLEEDKDWVGAPSSVGIKNNRHISETVALQEAMQV, via the coding sequence ATGCAAGCtcattcaaatcaatccACTGATTCCTTCGATCCTGATACTTATAAAAAGTCCCAAGCAGCAATCATTGACGAACCGACTTATAAACCAGAGATGGTGTTAAAGAACTTTGCAAGAAGTTATGATCAACCTCCATTAACTGGTTATCAAAGCTTTATATCAGGCTTGGGTTCAATGTTTGGTACCTGTGGGTTATTCTGTTGTCTTTGTCGAAACCCATATCAGGAAGTTGAACAAGGTGAGGTTGGTCTTATCCAAACATTTGGTGCATTGACACGTACAGTTGAACCGGGCTTATCGTATGTAAACACTTGGTCTGAAAGATTGACTAGAGTTTccatcaaaatcaatattaggGAAATCCCAGCTCAAAAATGTTTTACCAAAGATAATGTTAGTATCACCATAACTTCAGTTGTctattataatataattgatcCAATGAAAGCCATATTTGCTATTGATAACATCCATCAAgcaattattgaaagaacTCAAACGACATTGAGAGATGTGATTGGGGGTAGAATATTACaagatgttgttgaaaagCGTGAAGAAGTGGCTGAGTCTATCgaattgataatttctaAAACTGCTGCTGATTGGGGTGTGAATGTCGAGAGTATTTTGATTAAAGATTTGACATTACCAGATAAAGTGCAAGCTTCGTTGTCCATGGCAACTGAAGCAAAGAGAATTGGTGAAGCCAAAATTATTAGTGCCAAAGCTGAACTTGAAAGCTCCAAGATTATCAGAAAGGCTAGTGATATTTTGGCTTCTAAAGCAGCTATGCAAATCCGTTATTTGGACACTATGCAAGCAGTGTCAAAGAATGCTGGAACTAAAGTTATTTTTATGCCTTCAGCAGATCAAGTAGAAAGAATTGCCATGTCCAATATGCAAGACCAGCCTCCTTCTGGTAAGGATAAGCCGTTAGATTTAGAGGAAGATAAGGATTGGGTAGGTGCTCCATCGAGTGTTGGTATTAAAAACAATAGACACATTAGTGAGACTGTTGCATTGCAAGAGGCCATGCAAGTATGA
- a CDS encoding pyridoxal reductase, putative: protein MSYKPVEISGKFGFGTMSMTWTPTPPPTQQSIDTLKFVTSHPKFGTKLINGGEFYGPDFANLKLLKQFLEENDPEENKQLIISIKGGADNQTLKPDGSKEFVSKSIENIVSFFPKQNRPKLLFEMARVDPSVPYAETIGYISEYVKSGIIDGISLSEVGKESIQAALKVFPISCVELELSLFSQEVITTGILEELSKHNLPLIAYSPLCRGLLTDYAVENSDTFLASIPEGDIRHHLDKFQPEIFNKNLPVLKELYKFAHEVKNTTLESLALSWIVKVSEARNFRGIEKVTRILPIPSGSTKKRVESNFGSLIELTDNDLQSIDEIFAKHPISGLRYNQYLEGTLFQ, encoded by the coding sequence ATGTCGTATAAACCTGTTGAGATTTCTGGAAAGTTCGGCTTTGGTACAATGTCTATGACTTGGacaccaacaccaccaccaacacaACAATCCATTGATACATTGAAATTTGTGACATCACATCCAAAATTTGGAACcaaattgatcaatggtGGTGAGTTTTATGGTCCAGATTTtgcaaatttgaaattattaaagcaatttttagaagaaaatgatcctgaagaaaataaacaattgattatttccATCAAAGGAGGGGCTGATAATCAAACTTTGAAGCCAGATGGTAGTAAagaatttgtttcaaaatcaattgaaaatattgtgTCATTTTtcccaaaacaaaatagacctaaattattattcgAAATGGCCAGAGTTGACCCTTCTGTTCCATACGCAGAAACTATTGGTTACATCAGTGAGTACGTGAAACTGGGTATTATTGATGGTATTTCCTTATCTGAGGTTGGTAAAGAATCCATTCAGGCGGCTTTGAAAGTGTTTCCAATATCATGTgttgaattggaattgtCATTGTTTTCACAAGAAGTCATTACCACGGGTATATTGGAGGAATTATCGAAGCACAACTTGCCACTTATTGCATATTCACCATTGTGTCGTGGTCTTTTGACTGATTATGCAGTTGAGAATTCCGATACTTTTTTGGCATCAATCCCGGAAGGTGACATTAGACATCATTTGGACAAATTTCAACCGGAAATCTTTAACAAAAACTTACCAgttttaaaagaattgtACAAATTTGCTCATGAAGTTAAAAATACAACCTTAGAGTCTTTGGCATTGTCATGGATTGTTAAAGTTTCCGAAGCAAGAAACTTTCGAGGTATTGAAAAAGTCACTAGAATTTTACCAATTCCATCTGGatcaacaaagaaaagagtTGAGTCTAATTTTGGGAGCTTGATAGAGTTAactgataatgatttacaATCGATTGATGAGATTTTTGCAAAGCATCCAATTAGTGGGTTGAGATACAATCAATATCTTGAAGGAACTCTTTTCCAATAA